The genomic segment GGCCGATGTGCGGCTGCTGGCGCCGATTCTGGCCAGCAAGGTGGTCTGCATGGGCAAGAACTACGCTGCCCACATCGAGGAGATGGGCGGCGAGGCGCCGGAGGACCCGGTGATCTTCCTCAAGCCCAACACTTCGATCATCGGCCCCGGCGTACCAATTCAATTGCCCGCCAACGCTTCACCGGTGCACCACGAGGGTGAGCTCGCCGTCGTGATCGGCCGGCCCTGCAAGGACGTCCCGGCCGCCCGTGCCGCGGAGAACATCCTGGGCTACACGATCGCCAACGACGTGTCCGCCCGCGATCAGCAGAAGGCCGACGGACAGTGGATGCGCGCCAAGGGGCACGACACGTTCTGTCCCACCGGCCCGTGGATCGTCACCGATCTCGATCCCTCCGATCTGGAGATCCGCACCGAGGTCAACGGCCAGGTGCGCCAGCTGAGCCGGACTTCGATGA from the Mycolicibacterium crocinum genome contains:
- a CDS encoding fumarylacetoacetate hydrolase family protein; the encoded protein is MRLGRIASPDGVAFVSIEGDPGSEIVREIAEHPFGTPTFTGRSWPLADVRLLAPILASKVVCMGKNYAAHIEEMGGEAPEDPVIFLKPNTSIIGPGVPIQLPANASPVHHEGELAVVIGRPCKDVPAARAAENILGYTIANDVSARDQQKADGQWMRAKGHDTFCPTGPWIVTDLDPSDLEIRTEVNGQVRQLSRTSMMIHDIGAIIEWISAVMTLLPGDLILTGTPEGVGPIENGDTVSISIEGIGTLTNPVIRKGN